The Kluyvera intermedia genome includes the window GTTGGTTTTGCGGTGTTTCTGGCATGGCGTAAAGCGCCATTAATCGTGGTGATTTTTGCTGCCGCCATCGCCACCGCGCTGCTGCGTCTGGCTGGTATCCACTAAAGTAGACCGGATAAGCGAAGCGCCATCCGGCCTACCACTGAAACGAAAAAAGCGCCCATAGGGCGCTCTTTCGACAGTTGCGTATTGCTTATTTGTTCAGTTCTGCGGTCATGTGCACGCGGTTACCGCTGTAAGCCTGGGTGATTTTGTAAGAGCTTGCACCCGCTTGTTCGGCCTGAGCGGCGATTTTTGCTTCTGCACCGTCAAGAGTAGAAGCACTGGCGGTGACGGTTTGTGCTGCGAATGAACCGAAAGAAGTTGCGAGAGCGATAACTGCGACAAAAGTTTTGATGCTTTTCATGAGATAAACCCTTTAAGTTGGTTGTTTGTGTAAGGCATGTTGCCTTGATGTGATAAATGATAGGTCACATCTCAATCAACTAAAAGCGGAGTTATTTGTCGATGTCATTCAAAATAACTGAATATAAATTAACCACCGATTAATCGCTGCGGGTGGGTGTAAATCGTCGCCCGGCCCGGCTTGCAAAAACCGACCAGCGTCAGATTACAACGCTCGGCAACCTCTACGGCCAGCGTTGTCGCGGCGGATACTGCAAACAGGATCTCAACGCCACACATTGCAGACTTCTGCACCATTTCATAACTGGCGCGGCTGGACACCAGCGCAGCACCTTTCTGCCATAGCGCGCCCTCTTTGGCGCGATGTCCCAGCAGCTTATCGAGCGCCACGTGACGACCCACATCCTCATGCCCGCCCACCAGCTCACCCGAGGGCATCACCCACGCGGCAGCATGTGTACAACCCGTTTCACGGCCCACTGGCTGAACGTCATCTAAATGACGGAGTGCATAATCGAGATGGGCCAGATCAAATATCTGGCTAAACGGCAGCGGTTGGATAGGCTTCCCGATATCGTTGAGCTGCTCAACGCCACACACGCCACAGCCTGTGCGGCCAGCGAGCGCCCGGCGGCGCTCTTTTAGCCCCATGAAGCGGCGGCTGGAAAGCTCGATTCTGACCTCCATGCCGTTGCAGGCAGGGACGACGTCCATACCGAAGATTTCGCGCGGATGCTCGATAATGCCTTCAGATAAAGAGAAACCTATCGCAAAAGCTTCCAGATCTTTCGGCGTCGCCATCATCACGACGTGAGAGATGCCGTTGTAGACCAACGCAACGGGAACTTCTTCTGCAAGAATATCCTGAGTGGGTTGCATAATCTGTGGCCTTCTGAAGACAGAACGCTCGGCTGCGCCAATCAGCTGCAACGAGGGTTTGACTTCATCTTTAAAATTAAACACGGCAAATACTCTGACAACATCAACAATACGGGGCGTCTATTCCACCACAACACAGGGGAATTGAGGCTTATTATGGATCAAGTTTGTGGTGCAATAACGCACAACTGCACTTATAACGCCACATTATGCGACAAACAATCCCTTGCGCGAAATCTAATCCCTTATAGTTAATGACGTTAATTACCCATCCTCTACCCGCCACAATCCGATCAATTTGTGAGCTAAACCACAATTCAATGTTAATGCGCGCAAATTCTATTCACCTACCATTAACCGTATCGGAACAGGCCTACCGATAATGTGGTATTCTGATTGAAAGCCCTCCTGGAACTGAGGGCATCACATTTTTCAGCACCTTCGTCGTGCTACGGCGAAGAAAAACTACAAGCAATAACAATGTCGAAACAAGGAGCGATCCATGCAGGTCAGCAGAAGACAGTTCTTTAAGATCTGCGCTGGCGGTATGGCAGGAACCACGGCAGCGGCGCTGGGCTTTGCCCCGGGCATCGCACTCGCGGAAACACGGCAGTACAAGTTGCTGCGCACCCGTGAGACTCGTAACACCTGCACTTACTGCTCTGTCGGTTGTGGGCTATTGATGTATAGCCTCGGCGACGGCGCAAAAAACGCAAAAGCCTCGATTTTCCATATCGAAGGGGACCCGGATCACCCGGTTAACCGTGGCGCACTGTGCCCGAAAGGCGCAGGCCTGGTGGACTTTATCCACTCAGAAAGCCGTCTGAAGCATCCTGAATACCGCGCACCAGGCTCCGATAAATGGCAGAAAATCAGTTGGGATGAAGCGTTTGATCGCATCGCCAAACTGATGAAAGCTGACCGTGACGCCAACTTTATTGAAAAGAACGATGCCGGGACTACCGTCAACCGTTGGTTGACCACCGGTATGCTGTGCGCATCGGCATCCAGTAACGAAACCGGATTTTTAACCCAGAAATTTACGCGCGCGCTCGGTATGCTCGCGGTCGACAACCAAGCACGTGTCTGACACGGACCAACGGTAGCAAGTCTTGCTCCAACATTTGGTCGCGGTGCGATGACCAACCACTGGGTCGACATCAAGAACGCCAACCTCATCGTGGTGATGGGCGGTAACGCCGCAGAAGCTCACCCAGTTGGGTTCCGCTGGGCGATGGAAGCCAAAATCCACAACGGCGCGAAGCTGATAGTTATCGATCCCCGCTTTACGCGTACCGCGTCGGTGGCAGATTTCTACGCCCCTATTCGCTCCGGTACTGACATTACGTTCCTGTCAGGCGTCATGCTGTACCTGTTGAATAATGAAAAATTCAACCGTGAGTACACCGAGGCCTACACCAACGCCAGCCTTATCGTACGTGAAGATTTCAGCTTCGACGACGGCCTGTTCAGCGGCTATGACGCACAGGCGCGTAAGTACGATAAAACGTCCTGGAACTACGAGCTGGATGAGAACGGTTACGCCAAACGCGATACCACCCTCACCCATCCGCGCTGCGTGTGGAATCTGCTGAAGCAGCATATTTCCCGCTACACGCCGGAGATGGTAGAGAATATTTGTGGGACGCCAAAAGCCGACTTCCTCAAAGTCTGTGAATACATCGCAGAAACCAGCGCGCACGATAAAACTGCTTCATTCCTGTACGCCCTGGGCTGGACGCAGCACTCCATCGGTTCGCAGAACATCCGTACCATGGCAATGATTCAGCTGCTGCTCGGCAACATGGGCATGGCTGGCGGCGGCGTGAACGCCCTGCGTGGTCACTCCAACATTCAGGGGCTGACCGACTTAGGATTGCTGTCGCAAAGCCTGCCAGGCTACATGACGTTGCCAAGCGAAAAACAGACTGACCTGCAAACTTACCTCACCGCCAGCACGCCAAAACCGCTGCTGGAAGGCCAGGTGAACTACTGGGGCAATTACCCGAAATTCTTCGTCTCAATGATGAAGACCTTCTATGGCGATAAAGCCACGGCTGAAAACAGCTGGGGCTTTGACTGGTTGCCGAAGTGGGATAAAGGGTACGACGTGCTGCAGTACTTCGAGATGATGAAAGAGGGCCAGGTCAACGGTTATCTCTGCCAGGGCTTTAACCCGGTTGCCTCATTCCCGAACAAAAACAAAACGGTCGCAGCGCTTTCGAAACTGAAATACCTGGTGACCATCGACCCACTCAACACCGAAACGTCGACGTTCTGGCAGAACCACGGTGAGTCTAACGATGTTGATCCGTCGAAAATCCAGACCGAAGTGTTCCGTCTGCCATCCACCTGTTTCGCCGAAGAGAACGGTTCTATCGTTAACTCCGGTCGCTGGTTGCAGTGGCACTGGAAAGGCGCTGACGGCCCAGGGGAGGCGGTAACCGACGGCCAAATTCTCGCCGGTATCTTCTTACGCCTGCGTAAAATGTACGCTGAAGAAGGCGGCCCGGCACCTGAGCAGGTGCTGAACATGAGCTGGAACTACTCAACGCCGGAAGAACCTGCGTCTGAGGAAGTGGCGATGGAAAACAACGGTAAAGCGCTGGCCGATATTATCGACCCAGCCACCGGAGCGGTCATCGTCAAGAAAGGCCAGCAGCTCAGTTCGTTTGCTCAATTGCGTGATGACGGCACCACCGCCAGCGGCTGCTGGATCTTTGCCGGTAGCTGGACGCCTGACGGTAACCAGATGGCGCGTCGCGATAACGCCGACCCATCCGGCCTTGGCAACACGCTGGGCTGGGCCTGGGCTTGGCCGCTGAACCGCCGCATTCTGTATAACCGCGCTTCCGCAGACCCACAGGGCAAACCGTGGGATCCAAAACGCCAGCTCCTGAAATGGGACGGCGCGAAGTGGGGCGGTGTCGATATCCCGGACTACAGTGCCGCCGCACCAGGCAGCAACGTCGGGCCGTTTATCATGCAGCCGGAAGGGATGGGACGCCTGTTCGCCCTTGATAAGATGGCGGAAGGTCCGTTCCCGGAACACTACGAGCCGTTTGAAACACCGCTGGGGACCAACCCACTGCACCCGAACGTGATCTCCAACCCTGCCGCCCGTATCTTTAAAGGCGACAAGGAAGCGTTAGGTACAGCGGATAAGTTCCCGTACGTCGGCACCACCTATCGTCTGACCGAGCACTTCCACTACTGGACCAAGCATGCGTTGCTTAACGCTATCGCTCAGCCGGAACAGTTTGTAGAGATTGGCGAAAAACTGGCGAATAAGCTGGGTATTGCCCATGGCGATACCGTTAAAGTCTCCTCCAACCGTGGCTATATTAAAGCCAAAGCGGTGGTGACCAAGCGTATTCGCACGTTGAAGGCAGACGGTAAGGATATCGATACCATCGGTATTCCGATCCACTGGGGCTATGAAGGTGTGGCGAAGAAAGGGTTTATTGCCAATACCCTGACACCGTCCGTCGGTGATGCAAACTCGCAGACGCCGGAGTTTAAGTCCTTCCTCGTGAACGTGGAAAAGGTGTAACGGAGACGACCTATGGCTTATCAATCACAAGATATTATTCGTCGTTCCGCCACTAACGGTTTCACTCCCGCGCCTCAGGCGCGGGATCACCAGGAAGAGGTGGCGAAGCTCATCGACG containing:
- the fdnG gene encoding formate dehydrogenase-N subunit alpha, producing the protein MQVSRRQFFKICAGGMAGTTAAALGFAPGIALAETRQYKLLRTRETRNTCTYCSVGCGLLMYSLGDGAKNAKASIFHIEGDPDHPVNRGALCPKGAGLVDFIHSESRLKHPEYRAPGSDKWQKISWDEAFDRIAKLMKADRDANFIEKNDAGTTVNRWLTTGMLCASASSNETGFLTQKFTRALGMLAVDNQARVUHGPTVASLAPTFGRGAMTNHWVDIKNANLIVVMGGNAAEAHPVGFRWAMEAKIHNGAKLIVIDPRFTRTASVADFYAPIRSGTDITFLSGVMLYLLNNEKFNREYTEAYTNASLIVREDFSFDDGLFSGYDAQARKYDKTSWNYELDENGYAKRDTTLTHPRCVWNLLKQHISRYTPEMVENICGTPKADFLKVCEYIAETSAHDKTASFLYALGWTQHSIGSQNIRTMAMIQLLLGNMGMAGGGVNALRGHSNIQGLTDLGLLSQSLPGYMTLPSEKQTDLQTYLTASTPKPLLEGQVNYWGNYPKFFVSMMKTFYGDKATAENSWGFDWLPKWDKGYDVLQYFEMMKEGQVNGYLCQGFNPVASFPNKNKTVAALSKLKYLVTIDPLNTETSTFWQNHGESNDVDPSKIQTEVFRLPSTCFAEENGSIVNSGRWLQWHWKGADGPGEAVTDGQILAGIFLRLRKMYAEEGGPAPEQVLNMSWNYSTPEEPASEEVAMENNGKALADIIDPATGAVIVKKGQQLSSFAQLRDDGTTASGCWIFAGSWTPDGNQMARRDNADPSGLGNTLGWAWAWPLNRRILYNRASADPQGKPWDPKRQLLKWDGAKWGGVDIPDYSAAAPGSNVGPFIMQPEGMGRLFALDKMAEGPFPEHYEPFETPLGTNPLHPNVISNPAARIFKGDKEALGTADKFPYVGTTYRLTEHFHYWTKHALLNAIAQPEQFVEIGEKLANKLGIAHGDTVKVSSNRGYIKAKAVVTKRIRTLKADGKDIDTIGIPIHWGYEGVAKKGFIANTLTPSVGDANSQTPEFKSFLVNVEKV
- the fdhD gene encoding formate dehydrogenase accessory sulfurtransferase FdhD; the encoded protein is MQPTQDILAEEVPVALVYNGISHVVMMATPKDLEAFAIGFSLSEGIIEHPREIFGMDVVPACNGMEVRIELSSRRFMGLKERRRALAGRTGCGVCGVEQLNDIGKPIQPLPFSQIFDLAHLDYALRHLDDVQPVGRETGCTHAAAWVMPSGELVGGHEDVGRHVALDKLLGHRAKEGALWQKGAALVSSRASYEMVQKSAMCGVEILFAVSAATTLAVEVAERCNLTLVGFCKPGRATIYTHPQRLIGG
- a CDS encoding DUF1471 domain-containing protein, whose translation is MKSIKTFVAVIALATSFGSFAAQTVTASASTLDGAEAKIAAQAEQAGASSYKITQAYSGNRVHMTAELNK